The region AGTGAACGACCAGCTGGTGAAGGTTTAGGATAAATATCCATGACATCAAAACTTATTGCAGAAGATGGCTTGTTAAAAGGACATATTTTCGCTCTTGAAAATGGGACTGAATGGTTTTTGGGCAGAGACCCAGACCTTTGCACTCTTGTTATTGAAGATCCTAAAGTGTCAAGGCAACATGCTCTCTTAAAAAAACAGGAAGATACCTTTTTCATCGAGAACCTTAGCCAAACTAACCCCATACTCGTAAATAATGCACATCTTGAGGAAGCACTTCCCCTCAAAGAAGGCGATCGCCTAAAAATTGGAGCTACTTTATTTTATTTTACTGAAAAAGATGTCGATGAAAAGACTCTCGAAAAAAATAAAAGCTCAAGCCCCGAACAAGACTATGTAGATAGTGCCACAGAAATTTCTACAGAAGAGCCCACAGATGCATCTTCAGAGCCCGCCTTTCCAACAATTTATGAAGAAATTTCAGCAGAAGAAGTTCCCGTTGACGCCCCCCCATTAGACCTCTCTTTAAGAGAGCGTTTTCTTCTAAAGATCATTTCAGGCCCTCAAACAGGTGCTGAATTTTCCATGAGTCCAGATAAGTCCTATGTCATCGGAAGCGATCCTGCAACATGCGATGTAATCTTGTATGACTTAAGTGTATCCAGAAGGCATGCACGCATCACTGTTACAGCAGAAGAAAAATGCTACATTGCAGATCTTGAAAGTAGAAATGGTGTTGTAATCAACGATAAAAAGATTGAAGAGGAAACAGAACTTTCGGCCCAAGATGTCATCTTTCTTGGAACGACCTCTTTTGTCATTGTCGATAGAGAGAGTGAAAGTCATACAATTTTTTCTTCAGCGCCTTCTCTTGCACCTCTTGAAGAGTTAAAGCCAGAAGAGACAGAAACTGAAATAGTAGAAGAAGTTGAAGAATCTGTTCCTACTACCCCTAAAACAAAACTTAAAACAAATGCTCTCGATGCTTTTTTTGCATCCAAGGTAAATTTATCTATATGCGCCATCATCATTATCATTATTTTGCTTATTATCTTTGGAATTTCATCTCTATTTACAAGTAAAGAAGAGATCATCCCTGTAAAAAACCCCGATGCTGAAATTACAACTTCACTACAAGATTTTCCAGAAGTTACATCCTCCTTCAATAAAGCAACAGGTACACTATTCCTTGTAGGGCACGTTTTAACACCTATCGATAAAAGCCAGCTAGAATACAATCTCAAAGGCCTTACCTTCATCTCCCACCTCGATGACACCAATGTCATCGTCGACCAAAATATCTGGCAAGAGCAAAACAATCTAATCGCTAAAAACCCTCTATGGACAGGCGTAAGTATTCATGCTGCAAAACCCGGTGTCTTTGTAGTCACTGGTTACTTAAGAACGAGACAAGAATTTGCTCAACTTACAGACTATCTCAATTTGAATTTTCCCTACCTTGACAAACTACAAAACCGCGTGGCTGTCGAAGAAGATATTTTAGCCAGAGTAAATAGTGATCTGTTTGCGCAAGGATTAAATGGTGTTACCACTCAAATTGCAAACGGAGAGATGGTTCTTGCAGGGTTCATTGCATCCAACAAGGAAGAAGACCTACAAACATTGATCAAGTCTTGGAAGACTTTAAATGGGCTTCGCTCCGTCAAAAATTTTGTTGTTCCCTTGTCTCCTGCAGAAGCTGTGATCAATATCTCTGAGCGCTATCAAGTAACTGGCTTTTCTACTCACGATCACACCAATATCAATGTTATGATCAATGGATTAATTTTGACCCGTGGAGATGTTTTGGATGGTATGACAATTACAAGTATCCAATCAAATGTTATATTCTTGGAAAAAGATGGACTCAAATTCAAAATTAAATATAATCAATAAATATCTAAAAAATGACTTAGGGAGAACCTCTTAAAGATGTTTGGTTTAGAACAAAAAAAAGCGGGACCTGCTTTTGACTTAGAGAGCAAGTTAAAAGGTCCAAATGCAGCTGTAGAACTTGCAGAACTAAAAAAAGTGATTTCGTCTCGTATAGAGGAACTTAAAAGCCTTCTCAGAAAAGGAGAAGATAAAAAAGTCTTTGATGAGACAGAGGCCTTGCTTCTTGGCTATACGGCTGTTGAACAAGTAATAGCAAAAATCTCCAAGAAATAATTAGAGGTATAAAATGTCATCATCACCTGGCGATATCGATTATAAATCGTTAATAAATAGTTACCAAACAATGTCTAGCGATGTTAACGCACAGACAATAGCCATCGGAAAAATGTCGGCATCATCAGTACAGATGTCTGCATTGTTTCAGCTTCAGATGAAGATGAATACGCTTGCTATGTTTGGTCAAACACTGACTAACGTAATACAGGGCGTTCAAGATATTGCTATGGCAGTTGCTCGTAATACAAAAGGTGGATAATCCCAAGTTAAGCTTATCAAGGTTAAAATATGAGTCACAATCAATTCCATTCAGAAGATTTTCCTATGCTTGTAGAAACTGGTTTCATCGCCGTCAAGCAAGGTAATCAACAGGCTGCAGAAAAAATTTTTAGAGCAGCTCAATTACTCAAGCCGGAGCACAGCGCTCCTGTCCTTGGCTTTGGCTACATTGCTCTCAATGCAATGCGCTTAGAGACAGCAAGACATCTTTTCTCTTCTGTTCTCAAAAAAGAACCTGAAAATGCTCTTGCCAAAGTTTTGCTAGGTTTTTCTTATCTTGTAGACAAGTTTACCTCAATAAAAAAAGATGCAAAAACAATTGAAAAAGGCCCTACCCTAAAACCTCAAGAGATCAGCGCTCTTGCAGAAACAGGAGAAAAACTTGTAAAAGAAGCTCTCAAAGAGTCTTCTGATCCAGGTGTACATTCCCTTGGAAAGTCTGCTCTAGCCTTATTAGAAAAAGTTACTGAATATGAAGCATCCCCACTAAAGACGTGAATAAAATATGACCAATGAACCCTCCCCTCTAGATCACCTAAACTCTACTGCATCAACTGAAGCTACAAAACCAATCACACCAGGAGCGCCAGGAGAAGGTCCTAGCACAACCCTTGGTAGCCCTACACAAGAAGGAGGTCCTGCCCCCTTCTCTATAAAGCAACAGGAGAGATCTGCAGCGCAAAATCCATCTCCTATGGACCTTAGTGCACAAGCTGCAGGAAGCACAACATCCCTAAAACAGCCCACAATTCCTAGCTTTTTAAAGACACTTGAAACAAGTTCTACACTGCTAAACAAAAACAATGATAATGTAACTACCACTTTAACAAACCTGAAAAAAGAGCTAGAAACAAAACATGTTCCTGCAAATCTCATAAATAATGCTGTAAATACTGCTTATTTTAAAAACCCCTCTACTGCGCCTGGCCTTTTTGCTTATCTATCCAAACTCAATGACAATGCTTCTTTTATTGGAAATAAGCTAAATACCCCGCTAACACCCTCTTCTTTGCCATCAAAGCCAACTAATGTTGTCTCTCACTATCTTGACTACATAGCAGGCAGTCATACAAGACTGGCTCAACTTACAGAAGCTCTTGGTCATACAAAAAACCTATCTCCTGGAGACCTCATGGCCGTTCAAGTCAAAATGAATGGTATTCAACAGCAAGTCGAGTTTTTTACAACCCTGCTCGGAAAGGCTCTTAGCGATATTTCCACCATCATGGGCATCCAAAACTAGCCCCTTAAGCCTTTCAATAGACTTCTTGCATAATTAGCTTTGCTTAGAAAACTTGAAATTTTTTGAGTAGATTTATTGATAAATTTTTCAAGCATATGTGAACATATGGTTGAAAAATTTAACGATAAAGATGTCAAAAAAGACAATTTTAACAAGCAAATGTAATTACGCAAGAAGTCTAATAGACTTCTTGATGGATATCGCAATCTTTGGGCAAGTTAAAATCAACAAGCATACGTTGGCCATGAGACTTATTTACCATTATTTTCTGGAATAAATCTACTTTTCCCTGTATGCTTTGGCGATGTTTAGCGATTTAAGGTTAATCCCATTGGTCGCTTGTGCAAATCAAGCATCCGAAGACGCTTTAAGCCATAAGTATACTTAAAAAGGAAAATAAATGAGTGCTATTAGTAAAGCAGGTTTAGAACATTCACTTCGTTACGTTAAAAATCAAATCGAAGAGGCAGAAAAAAAACTGGGTAATAATCCAACCATTGATGTTGCCAGCATTCATAGAGAAATTCGTGATGCTGACGATACCTACTCCAGAGAGCGTGATGCAATAACCCGTACATACGAAGCCCGTACATACGATTCGTCCGAACGCGATCGACGGTTCAAAGATATATATTCCATATTTCGTTCTAGATTAGAAGCCATAGCCAACTCACTAGAAATTCGCACCTGGAATTTACAACGTCCTCTAACCCCTAGAACTTTATGCAGGCAGGTAGAGTCATTGGCTACTACACATAAACAGGAAGGTATACGCCTTGCTGGCAGGCTAACAAAGCTTCGAGATGAATACTCTGATCTTCAACGCAGGATACGAGATGCTACAAATCGAGCAACAACAAGTTCAAGTAGCACAACGTCGACTGCTTCTTCTTCCTCTTCTTCGAGTGGTTCGACATATACGCAACAAATTACTCAAGCACTACAAGATCTTTATACTACAAATCCAGATAAAGCCGAAAGATTATCTAGAAACTTTCTTGACCTCTTATAACTGGTTCAACTCGGTGTAGAACGCATCATAAATGATAAATTATAAGTCTCCGCGCCTCCCGTGTTTTAACTATTCAAGTTATTGATTAACAGATAATTGAAAATCGAGCTGACATTACCTTAGGCCTGATTCTTTTAACCGGCCATCTAACTGGGATTTAGTTGGTATTGTAAAATATTTTATGCTTTTAGTGTTTTCAACAATTTTAGGAAGCTCATCTTTTTCTAAATCAATGTCATGATCATCCAAAATCTTTTTTGGATCTTTTAATAAGAGCTCTTTAAAGCATTATCCTGAAGTGCTTCTTCAGCAACTCTAACCCATTTTTTCCAGTTTTCTTTTGCTTTTGTACTCATAACTTTATTTTCTTTAGTCATGCTTGGGATTGAACTTGATCGACCAAAGAGGAATCAATACAAGTGTTGCAATTGCACCACAAATACCTAAGATAATGAAATAATCCTCCCAACCATAGTCACGAATAACTATGCCTAGAGGAAAACCTGCTGCAGCGGCCCCAAGATAGGCAAAACACCCAACAAATCCAGTGGACGTTGCTGCTGCCTTTTTATGAGAAAGCTCCGCTGCTGCAACCCCTATAAGCATCTGAGGGCCAAATATACAAAAACCTATAATGAAAAGCATCGTAGCATCCCAATATGTATACCCTAGTAAACTATAACCTATTGGGATTTTGAAAAATAAATAAACCGCAACAAGTGATCCCAGAGTAAACAGTACGTTAATAGGCCCCCTTTTACCAGAGCATATTTTATCAGATGACCAACCAGCAGCAAGGCCTCCTAAAAAACCTCCTAAATCAAAAAGAGACACCGCAGCTGCGGCGCCAATTTTTGAGTAAGCCTTTTCTTTTACTAAATACAAGACAGTCCAATCATTAACTGCCATTCTAACTCCGTAAACAAAAAAATAGGCAACGGCCAGCACCCAAATATACTTATTTTTTAATACATACTTAACAAGAATCTCTTTTACTGAAAGCTCTTTTTCCACCTCTTTATGATTACCAGAAAAATCATTACAATATTTCTCAATAGGAGGTAGTCCCAATGATTGTGGTGTATCTCTCAAGCGATTAATCACAAAAAACCCAAGTAAAATACATAAGCAACCAGGGATATACATCGCAGCGCGCCATCCCCAATGCTCCGCTGCATAAGCGGCTATAAAGGGTATAAGAAAACCACCCACATTATGGCTCGAATTCCATAGCCCCCACCAAGTACCTCTCTCTTTTTGTGAATACCAATGTGTTAAAAGCCTTGCACAAGGAGGCCAACCCCATCCCTGAAACCAGCCATTTAATCCCCAAAAAATAGAAAAGAAGAGCAAAGAAGAAGACATCCCAAAAAACAGGTTCATAACACCTGTAAGAATAAGCCCTATACCCATAAAATAACGAGGATTTGACCGGTCGGAAAGTATACCACTTGTAAATTTACTTATCCCATAAGTTATTGCGAGCACAGTGCCTAAAAAGCCCAATTGACTCTCATCAAAACCCAAATTTTCCATCAAAGCGGGCATGGCAAAAGTATAGCTTTTTCTTGTAAAATAGTAAAAAGCATAACCCACATACATCGTATAAAAAATACGCAGACGCCAATACTTGTACTGCTTTTTTACAACTTCCGCATCTTGGATCTCATTTAAGTGCGGTGTAGGTTTAAATATGTTCCATACAGTACTCATATTCTTACTCCTGACAATACAACATGTTCACCACTCTATTCTAAATTAATTTTAGTATTGTTAAAAAATCATAAAAATCACGAAGGCCACACTACACTAAAATGGAATGATTTTGCAAGCATATTAATGCTGTACACGAACGTATTGAAAATTTAGTTTTTATTTAATCATCAAGAATTGTTTCTCCACCTTTTGGCAATAATTCTAAATGTGAAATTTGAATCAAGCTTTGTATACAACTACCCTCTTGACCAACTAAAATCCCAATAAAAAAGAAAATTGAAGAAAAAACAATCCCTAAATGGTGGTACATAATCGCCTCCAAAAAATAATATAAACCTGAGTTTTGAGTTTAAATGACTTAAAACTCAGGTTATAAGCACTCTTGTACGCAAACACAGCCTCCCATTTCCTCCATTTTTTGTAAAAGCAAAAATTTAGCTGGAAAAAGTAATTGACAAACTGTAGTGAAAACAGTACCACTGTGAGTGAGGTACTAGAGGATTTCACTTATGGGAATGGATGGAAAGTTAGATAAATTGATGGGAAGCTTGGAAGACATCCAGCTTGCAACCGTCCATGGACGTATCACTGAAGTTGTTGGCATGCTCATCAAAGCTGTCATACCTCAGGTGAAAATTGGAGAAATTTGTCTTGTTAAAAGAGAGGGAGAACCTCTCATTACACAAGTAATTGGCTTTACACAAGAAGAAGTTCTTCTCTCTCCTCTTGGAGAAATGAGTGGTGTTGGTCCCTCTTCTGAAGTTATTCCAACCTACCAACCCCTGCATATCAAAGTAGGTCCAGAACTTTTAGGAAGAACACTCAATGCAATTGGTGAGCCTATTGACATTGAAACTAAAGGCCCTCTTAATTTAACAGAAACATATCCT is a window of Chlamydiales bacterium DNA encoding:
- a CDS encoding DUF5398 family protein is translated as MFGLEQKKAGPAFDLESKLKGPNAAVELAELKKVISSRIEELKSLLRKGEDKKVFDETEALLLGYTAVEQVIAKISKK
- the pgtP gene encoding phosphoglycerate transporter protein PgtP — its product is MSTVWNIFKPTPHLNEIQDAEVVKKQYKYWRLRIFYTMYVGYAFYYFTRKSYTFAMPALMENLGFDESQLGFLGTVLAITYGISKFTSGILSDRSNPRYFMGIGLILTGVMNLFFGMSSSLLFFSIFWGLNGWFQGWGWPPCARLLTHWYSQKERGTWWGLWNSSHNVGGFLIPFIAAYAAEHWGWRAAMYIPGCLCILLGFFVINRLRDTPQSLGLPPIEKYCNDFSGNHKEVEKELSVKEILVKYVLKNKYIWVLAVAYFFVYGVRMAVNDWTVLYLVKEKAYSKIGAAAAVSLFDLGGFLGGLAAGWSSDKICSGKRGPINVLFTLGSLVAVYLFFKIPIGYSLLGYTYWDATMLFIIGFCIFGPQMLIGVAAAELSHKKAAATSTGFVGCFAYLGAAAAGFPLGIVIRDYGWEDYFIILGICGAIATLVLIPLWSIKFNPKHD
- the sctD gene encoding type III secretion system inner membrane ring subunit SctD is translated as MTSKLIAEDGLLKGHIFALENGTEWFLGRDPDLCTLVIEDPKVSRQHALLKKQEDTFFIENLSQTNPILVNNAHLEEALPLKEGDRLKIGATLFYFTEKDVDEKTLEKNKSSSPEQDYVDSATEISTEEPTDASSEPAFPTIYEEISAEEVPVDAPPLDLSLRERFLLKIISGPQTGAEFSMSPDKSYVIGSDPATCDVILYDLSVSRRHARITVTAEEKCYIADLESRNGVVINDKKIEEETELSAQDVIFLGTTSFVIVDRESESHTIFSSAPSLAPLEELKPEETETEIVEEVEESVPTTPKTKLKTNALDAFFASKVNLSICAIIIIIILLIIFGISSLFTSKEEIIPVKNPDAEITTSLQDFPEVTSSFNKATGTLFLVGHVLTPIDKSQLEYNLKGLTFISHLDDTNVIVDQNIWQEQNNLIAKNPLWTGVSIHAAKPGVFVVTGYLRTRQEFAQLTDYLNLNFPYLDKLQNRVAVEEDILARVNSDLFAQGLNGVTTQIANGEMVLAGFIASNKEEDLQTLIKSWKTLNGLRSVKNFVVPLSPAEAVINISERYQVTGFSTHDHTNINVMINGLILTRGDVLDGMTITSIQSNVIFLEKDGLKFKIKYNQ